A part of Carettochelys insculpta isolate YL-2023 chromosome 1, ASM3395843v1, whole genome shotgun sequence genomic DNA contains:
- the LOC142007678 gene encoding olfactory receptor 51G2-like produces the protein MGSTQYTVSPVNDTTFTHAVFLLTGLPGLEDVYLWVGIPFFLIYVILILGNSAILFVIKTDSTLHEPMYIFLSMLAVIDLGLSIATIPTILGVFLFNSREISINACFAQLFFIHFSQFTESSVLLFMAFDRFVAISNPLRYTSILTLPRIAMMGLMCVLRGLAIILPAPLLLKRYRYCRDNVLSHSYCLHQEVMKLACADITVNNVYGLSASVLTMGLDALLIILSYLMILKTVLNIASRADCLKALKTCGSHLCVILLFYSPEISLSVIHRYMNSSSHLLQIALGYIYMLLPPLLNPIVYSVQSTHLRVRLIRLFVK, from the coding sequence ATGGGATCAACCCAGTACACCGTGTCACCTGTCAATGACACCACATTCACCCATGCAGTTTTCCTTCTCACTGGGTTACCCGGGCTGGAAGATGTCTACCTCTGGGTCGGTATCCCCTTCTTTTTAATATATGTTATTTTGATACTAGGAAATTCTGCCATACTGTTCGTTATAAAAACAGATTCAActctccatgagcccatgtacattttcctttccatgctgGCTGTCATAGACCTTGGCTTATCAATAGCCACCATACCAACCATACTGGGTGTATTTTTGTTTAACTCGAGGGAGATCAGTATCAATGCCTGTTTTGCCCAGCTCTTCTTCATCCACTTTAGTCAATTTACTGAATCCTCTGTGCTCTTGTTTATGGCTTTTGACCGCTTTGTTGCTATCAGTAACCCACTGAGGTACACTTCCATCTTAACTCTGCCAAGAATAGCCATGATGGGGCTGATGTGCGTGCTCAGAGGGTTGGCCATTatactcccagccccactcctcttGAAACGATACCGATATTGTCGAGACAATGTCCTTTCCCATTCCTACTGCCTACACCAGGAGGTCATGAAGCTGGCTTGTGCAGATATCACAGTCAACAATGTCTATGGCTTGTCTGCTTCAGTTTTAACAATGGGGTTAGATGCACTGCTCATCATTCTCTCTTATTTGATGATCCTCAAAACAGTGCTGAACATTGCATCCCGAGCAGATTGTCTCAAGGCCTTGAAAACCTGTGGATCCCACCTCTGTGTCATCCTGCTCTTCTACTCACCAGAGATCAGCTTGTCTGTGATACACAGATACATGAATAGCTCTTCACACTTGCTTCAGATAGCCCTGGGCTATATCTATATGCTGCTACCGCCCCTCTTAAACCCAATTGTGTATAGCGTGCAAAGCACGCACCTGCGTGTGAGGTTAATCAGATTATTTGTCAAGTGA